Proteins from a genomic interval of Pseudoruegeria sp. SHC-113:
- a CDS encoding DUF4864 domain-containing protein, whose amino-acid sequence MRLPLKLLALAGLAALPFSGMATAQSESASDVIRSQIEAFIADDVGTAFGFASPMIQGMFGTPERFGEMVRGGYPMVWRPDDVRFLDSRDAGPARYQTVMIRDQAGALHFLEYMMIQQGGEWRINGVRFLEPPGAGA is encoded by the coding sequence ATGCGACTGCCTTTGAAACTGCTGGCCCTTGCGGGCCTCGCCGCCCTGCCCTTTTCCGGCATGGCGACCGCGCAATCCGAGAGCGCTTCGGATGTGATCCGCTCCCAGATCGAAGCCTTCATCGCCGATGATGTGGGCACCGCCTTCGGCTTTGCCTCGCCGATGATACAGGGCATGTTCGGCACGCCCGAGCGCTTCGGCGAGATGGTGCGCGGGGGCTATCCGATGGTCTGGCGGCCAGATGACGTGCGCTTTCTGGACAGCCGCGATGCAGGCCCGGCCCGCTACCAGACGGTGATGATCCGCGATCAGGCCGGCGCGCTGCATTTCCTGGAGTACATGATGATCCAGCAAGGCGGCGAATGGCGCATCAACGGGGTGCGGTTTCTGGAGCCCCCCGGCGCGGGCGCCTGA
- a CDS encoding glycosyl hydrolase family 28-related protein translates to MNKAITEGLVFTPPAFSAGLGVWSKGDGVPGSQTYDGAANAAIAFADADFGDCLELLKTDSTQKLRYMGQVPLPAGCYLEISVRVKAISGTLPSVRIAGWAGNASEGHVSGLVETGPAVALASYGEAVTVRAIVGSGSRGGVDMPWGRSAIYGHFGLDLTGGNGGVVRIEDIRIEDVTRYFLRDMVPVVDVRDYGAVGDGLTDDTAAFEAADTAAAGRTVLIPAGSYAINNHLTLDNPVRFEGTLVMPDDKRLILIKSYDLPTYIDAFGNELAALRKALQALFQFSNHDSLDLGGRRIEIDSPIDMAALAGLSSFASRRVVRNGQFNVQASSNWNDTVVTSQATYSTGQAKKLTGVVNVANIEVGSLVTGAGVGREVYVTSKNVGAQTVTLSQELFDAAGTQNFTFRRFKYVLDFSGFSKLDKFVLDDVEFQCSGAASAIMLAPEGLIFTLRDCFITKPKDRGITSIGGGCQGMTIDRCQFLSNEQDIRVQDRTTIAFNANSNDTKIRDNRVVRFAHFGVLNGTGHMFVGNHWFHGDNEATGVRKAGLVFTALSLKTLITGNYIDNNFVELTNEHDSQPDFSSQFSFGGITFTGNIFTVNDAASWFNWIVITPYGQGHFINGLNVSGNTFRSINGSVERVESVDETYASLDMTKARNVTFAGNTFNNVDTRAINPVTVRHVQNSYAGTWTVSSEGHLPFGGESRGVDSVMADGPIKSGNTTIYSAPYASVGQGANRDQVQLKWQQACDGAMWVTMRMDEPS, encoded by the coding sequence ATGAACAAGGCAATCACGGAAGGGCTGGTGTTCACACCGCCCGCGTTTTCGGCTGGGCTGGGCGTCTGGTCCAAGGGTGACGGCGTACCGGGCTCGCAAACCTATGACGGCGCGGCGAACGCGGCCATCGCCTTTGCGGATGCGGATTTCGGCGACTGCCTCGAACTGCTGAAAACCGACAGCACCCAGAAGCTGCGCTACATGGGGCAGGTTCCGCTCCCGGCGGGCTGCTACCTTGAGATCAGTGTCCGGGTGAAGGCGATCTCGGGCACGCTGCCTTCGGTGCGCATCGCGGGCTGGGCGGGCAACGCCAGCGAGGGCCATGTGAGCGGGCTGGTGGAGACAGGCCCCGCCGTGGCGCTGGCCTCCTACGGCGAGGCCGTCACGGTGCGCGCCATCGTGGGCTCGGGCAGCCGGGGCGGCGTGGACATGCCCTGGGGACGCAGCGCGATCTATGGCCATTTCGGGCTGGATCTGACGGGGGGCAACGGCGGTGTTGTCCGGATCGAAGACATCCGCATCGAGGATGTGACCCGCTACTTCCTGCGCGACATGGTGCCCGTGGTGGATGTGCGCGACTACGGCGCGGTGGGCGATGGCCTCACCGACGACACCGCCGCTTTCGAGGCCGCCGACACGGCCGCGGCGGGCCGCACCGTTCTGATCCCGGCAGGCAGCTACGCGATCAACAACCATCTGACGCTCGACAACCCGGTGCGCTTCGAGGGCACGCTGGTGATGCCCGACGACAAACGCCTGATCCTGATCAAGAGCTACGATCTGCCCACCTATATCGACGCTTTCGGCAACGAGCTGGCCGCCCTGCGCAAGGCGCTGCAGGCGCTGTTTCAGTTCTCCAACCATGATTCCCTCGATCTGGGCGGGCGGCGGATCGAGATCGACTCCCCGATCGACATGGCCGCCCTGGCCGGGCTGAGCAGCTTTGCCTCGCGCCGGGTGGTGCGCAACGGGCAGTTCAACGTGCAGGCCTCCTCCAACTGGAACGACACGGTGGTGACAAGCCAGGCCACCTATTCCACGGGCCAGGCCAAGAAGCTGACGGGCGTGGTGAATGTGGCCAATATCGAGGTTGGCTCGCTGGTGACGGGCGCGGGCGTGGGGCGCGAGGTCTATGTGACGTCCAAGAACGTGGGCGCGCAGACCGTGACCCTGAGCCAGGAGCTGTTTGACGCCGCCGGCACGCAGAATTTCACCTTCCGGCGGTTCAAATATGTGCTGGATTTCTCGGGCTTCTCCAAGCTCGACAAATTCGTGCTGGACGATGTGGAGTTCCAGTGTTCGGGCGCGGCCAGCGCCATCATGCTGGCCCCGGAAGGGCTGATCTTCACGTTGCGCGATTGCTTCATCACCAAGCCCAAGGATCGCGGCATCACCTCGATCGGCGGCGGCTGTCAGGGCATGACGATCGACCGCTGCCAGTTCCTCTCCAACGAGCAGGACATCCGGGTGCAGGATCGCACGACGATTGCCTTCAACGCCAACAGCAACGACACCAAGATCCGCGACAACCGCGTGGTGCGTTTTGCCCATTTCGGTGTGCTCAACGGCACCGGGCATATGTTCGTGGGCAACCACTGGTTCCATGGCGACAACGAAGCCACCGGCGTGCGCAAGGCGGGGCTGGTGTTCACCGCGCTCAGCCTGAAGACGCTGATCACCGGCAACTACATCGACAACAACTTCGTGGAACTGACGAACGAGCACGATTCCCAGCCCGATTTCAGCAGCCAGTTCTCTTTCGGGGGGATCACCTTCACCGGCAACATCTTCACCGTGAACGACGCGGCAAGCTGGTTCAACTGGATCGTGATCACGCCCTACGGGCAGGGCCATTTCATCAACGGGCTGAACGTGTCGGGCAACACCTTCCGCTCGATCAACGGCTCGGTCGAACGGGTGGAAAGCGTGGATGAAACCTACGCCTCGCTGGACATGACAAAGGCGCGCAACGTGACCTTTGCAGGCAATACGTTCAACAACGTGGACACCCGCGCGATCAACCCGGTGACGGTGCGCCATGTGCAAAACAGCTATGCGGGCACATGGACCGTCTCCTCTGAAGGGCACCTGCCGTTTGGCGGGGAAAGCCGGGGGGTAGACTCGGTAATGGCAGACGGGCCGATCAAATCCGGCAACACGACGATCTACAGCGCGCCCTATGCCAGCGTCGGACAAGGGGCGAACCGCGATCAGGTGCAGCTGAAATGGCAGCAGGCCTGCGACGGGGCCATGTGGGTGACGATGCGGATGGACGAACCGTCGTAA
- a CDS encoding HugZ family protein: protein MPEKKDGPIRPTDDEARTLGRGLLDGARFAALAVMEPGTSMPMVTRVAMGTTPQGAPLTLISTLSGHTTALSDNPACSLLVGEPGEKGDPLTHPRLTLQCSAEFLTGAAAQNTEMRQHYLQAHPKAKLYIDFADFRFVAFRVLRGYLNGGFGRAFHLTPADLGL, encoded by the coding sequence ATGCCGGAAAAGAAAGATGGCCCGATCCGCCCGACCGATGATGAAGCGCGCACGCTGGGGCGAGGGCTTTTGGATGGCGCGCGGTTTGCCGCCCTCGCCGTGATGGAGCCGGGCACGTCCATGCCGATGGTCACCCGCGTGGCGATGGGCACCACGCCGCAGGGCGCGCCGCTGACGCTGATCTCCACCCTCTCTGGCCACACCACGGCGCTCAGCGACAATCCGGCCTGCTCGCTTCTGGTGGGGGAGCCCGGCGAAAAGGGCGATCCGCTCACCCACCCGCGCCTCACGCTTCAGTGCTCGGCAGAGTTTCTCACGGGCGCCGCCGCCCAGAACACCGAAATGCGCCAGCATTACCTGCAGGCGCATCCCAAGGCGAAACTCTACATTGATTTCGCCGATTTCCGCTTCGTCGCCTTCCGCGTGCTGCGCGGCTACCTGAATGGCGGCTTCGGCAGGGCCTTCCACCTCACGCCCGCGGATCTCGGGCTCTGA
- a CDS encoding universal stress protein: MYKHILVPIAPDHPAKSSNSLDIAQRLLAEDGVITLLTVMEPIPSYVAQYLPAGQQDKNRAEILGDLEKDVAALGNAEAKLAVGHPAREIEDYAENHDVDLIVIASHRPGLQDYFLGSTAARVVRHAKCAVHVLR; the protein is encoded by the coding sequence ATGTACAAGCATATTCTCGTCCCCATCGCGCCGGATCACCCGGCCAAAAGCTCTAACTCGCTCGATATCGCACAGCGCCTGCTCGCCGAGGACGGCGTGATCACGCTTCTGACGGTGATGGAGCCCATCCCCTCTTACGTGGCGCAATACCTGCCCGCTGGCCAGCAGGACAAGAACCGCGCCGAGATCCTTGGCGATCTGGAAAAGGACGTTGCCGCCCTTGGCAATGCCGAGGCCAAACTCGCCGTGGGCCACCCGGCGCGCGAGATCGAGGACTACGCCGAAAACCATGACGTGGATCTGATCGTGATCGCCTCCCACCGCCCGGGCCTGCAGGACTATTTCCTCGGCTCCACCGCCGCCCGAGTGGTGCGCCACGCCAAATGCGCGGTGCATGTGCTGCGCTGA
- a CDS encoding potassium channel family protein produces the protein MADEDNSFGVLHAEPVIYCGRCRENFGEVRSRGLLGDFVRCPNQKPGEKTHVCRVIKPHSGEFWAVLESWFYRYESEFSPMRLNWFGYRFNGRVGLYNVLRLLAILFCAWLVHLAYVSAFPNWVRVVPALMALGILFDIIVTNTSVVFISRFSASAFRSTFEMIFGYLQFILCFGVFYFCYKDGFVVNLEFGKEFSLSYFEGVYFSIVTATTLGYGDISPRNGHWLVQSMVMAQLMVSLYYGAIILGGVASWINEPKHLKPFRKLHPVDDIRKHAPADGAEGGAAPRPSDSPRGI, from the coding sequence ATGGCCGACGAAGACAACAGTTTCGGGGTGTTGCACGCCGAACCGGTCATCTATTGCGGGCGCTGCCGGGAAAATTTCGGAGAAGTCCGTTCGCGCGGGCTTCTTGGCGATTTCGTACGCTGCCCGAACCAGAAGCCCGGAGAGAAAACCCATGTCTGCCGCGTGATCAAGCCGCATTCGGGCGAGTTCTGGGCGGTGCTGGAAAGCTGGTTCTACCGGTATGAAAGCGAGTTCAGCCCGATGCGGCTGAACTGGTTTGGGTACCGTTTCAACGGGCGCGTGGGACTCTACAACGTGCTGCGCCTGCTCGCGATCCTGTTCTGCGCCTGGCTCGTGCATCTGGCCTATGTAAGCGCCTTTCCCAACTGGGTGCGTGTGGTGCCCGCGCTGATGGCTTTGGGTATCCTCTTTGACATCATCGTCACCAATACCTCGGTCGTCTTCATCTCCCGCTTTTCCGCCAGCGCCTTTCGCTCCACCTTCGAGATGATCTTCGGCTATTTGCAGTTCATCCTTTGCTTCGGCGTCTTCTATTTCTGCTACAAGGACGGCTTCGTGGTGAACCTCGAATTCGGTAAGGAGTTCTCGCTCAGCTATTTCGAAGGCGTCTATTTCAGCATCGTGACAGCCACGACGCTGGGCTATGGCGACATCTCCCCCCGCAACGGCCACTGGCTGGTGCAGAGCATGGTCATGGCGCAGCTCATGGTGTCGCTCTACTACGGCGCGATCATTCTGGGCGGCGTGGCCAGCTGGATCAACGAGCCCAAGCACCTGAAACCCTTCCGCAAACTGCATCCCGTGGATGATATCCGCAAGCATGCGCCTGCGGATGGGGCGGAGGGGGGCGCTGCCCCCCGTCCTTCGGACTCCCCCCGAGGTATTTGA
- the parE gene encoding DNA topoisomerase IV subunit B: protein MPGDDLLSGSDASQTYDASSIEVLEGLEPVRKRPGMYIGGTDERALHHMVAEILDNSMDEAVAGHANRIEVELHADYSLTVRDNGRGMPFDPHPKFPGKSALEVILCTLHAGGKFSGKAYQTSGGLHGVGASVVNALSDSMVVQVARDRKLVEQRFSRGVPLGPVEQIGAAPNRRGTTTTFHADEQIFGQHRFKPARLFKSIRSKAYLFSGVEIRWKSAIDDGETPTEATFHFPGGLSDYLQETLGKASTYADAPFAGTVEFAERFNTPGKVEWAINWTPSRDGFIQSYCNTVPTPEGGTHVAGFWAAILKGIKAYGELVNNKKAAQITRDDLLTGGCALVSCFISEPEFVGQTKDRLATVEAQRLVEGAVRDHFDNWLAADTKSAGAILDFLILRAEERLRRKQEKETQRKSATKRLRLPGKLVDCSATSREGTELFIVEGDSAGGSAKMARDRKTQALLPLRGKILNVLGAASSKLGSNAEINDLTQALGVGLGTKFNVDDLRYDKIIIMTDADVDGAHIASLLMTFFFTQMRPMIDAGHLYLACPPLYRLTQGAKRVYCIDDAEKDAWFEKGLGGKGKIDVSRFKGLGEMDAKDLKDTTMNPATRKLIRVTIDEDEPGETGDLVERLMGKKPEMRFQYIQENARFVEELDV, encoded by the coding sequence ATGCCCGGTGACGATCTCCTGTCCGGTTCCGATGCCAGCCAAACCTACGATGCTTCCTCGATTGAGGTGCTCGAAGGGCTTGAGCCGGTGCGCAAGCGGCCCGGCATGTATATCGGCGGCACCGATGAGCGCGCGCTGCATCACATGGTGGCCGAGATACTCGACAACTCGATGGACGAGGCCGTGGCCGGCCACGCCAACCGGATCGAGGTGGAACTGCACGCGGATTACTCGCTCACCGTGCGCGACAACGGACGCGGCATGCCCTTTGACCCGCATCCGAAATTCCCCGGCAAGAGCGCGCTTGAGGTGATCCTTTGCACCCTGCACGCCGGCGGCAAATTCTCCGGCAAGGCCTACCAGACGTCTGGCGGCCTGCATGGCGTGGGCGCTTCGGTGGTGAACGCGCTGTCGGATTCGATGGTCGTGCAGGTGGCGCGGGATCGCAAGCTGGTGGAGCAGCGCTTCTCGCGCGGAGTGCCGCTGGGCCCCGTCGAGCAAATCGGCGCCGCCCCCAACCGGCGCGGCACCACCACCACCTTCCACGCAGACGAGCAGATCTTCGGCCAGCACCGCTTCAAACCGGCGCGCCTGTTCAAATCCATCCGATCCAAGGCTTATCTCTTCTCCGGCGTCGAGATCCGCTGGAAAAGCGCCATCGATGACGGCGAGACGCCGACGGAAGCCACCTTCCACTTCCCTGGTGGCTTGTCGGACTACCTGCAGGAGACGTTGGGCAAGGCCTCCACCTATGCTGATGCGCCCTTCGCGGGCACCGTGGAGTTTGCCGAGCGCTTCAACACGCCGGGCAAGGTGGAGTGGGCGATCAACTGGACGCCAAGCCGTGATGGTTTCATCCAATCCTACTGTAACACCGTGCCCACGCCCGAGGGCGGCACCCATGTGGCGGGGTTCTGGGCGGCGATCCTGAAGGGGATCAAGGCCTACGGCGAGCTTGTGAACAACAAGAAGGCCGCGCAGATCACCCGCGACGATCTGCTAACGGGCGGCTGCGCCCTTGTCTCCTGCTTCATCAGCGAGCCGGAGTTCGTGGGCCAGACGAAGGACCGCCTCGCCACGGTAGAAGCCCAGCGGCTGGTGGAAGGCGCGGTGCGCGATCACTTCGACAACTGGCTGGCGGCGGATACGAAGTCGGCCGGCGCGATCCTCGATTTCCTGATCCTGCGCGCTGAAGAACGGCTGCGCCGCAAGCAGGAGAAAGAGACCCAGCGCAAATCGGCCACCAAGCGGCTGCGCCTGCCCGGCAAGCTGGTGGATTGCTCCGCCACGAGCCGCGAGGGCACGGAGCTGTTCATCGTGGAAGGCGACTCCGCGGGCGGCTCCGCCAAGATGGCGCGGGACCGCAAGACACAGGCGCTGCTCCCTCTGAGGGGCAAGATCCTGAACGTGCTCGGCGCGGCTTCCTCCAAGCTGGGCTCAAACGCGGAGATCAACGATCTGACGCAGGCGCTTGGCGTGGGGCTGGGCACGAAGTTCAACGTGGACGATCTGCGCTACGACAAGATCATCATCATGACGGACGCCGACGTGGACGGGGCCCATATCGCCTCGCTTTTGATGACCTTCTTCTTCACCCAGATGCGCCCGATGATCGACGCCGGCCACCTCTATCTGGCCTGCCCGCCGCTCTACCGGCTCACGCAGGGGGCCAAGCGCGTGTATTGCATCGACGATGCGGAGAAGGATGCGTGGTTCGAGAAGGGTTTGGGCGGCAAGGGCAAGATCGACGTGAGCCGCTTCAAGGGCCTTGGCGAGATGGACGCGAAGGATCTGAAGGACACGACGATGAACCCGGCCACGCGCAAGCTGATCCGGGTGACGATCGACGAAGACGAACCGGGCGAAACCGGCGATCTTGTGGAGCGCCTGATGGGCAAGAAGCCGGAGATGCGGTTCCAGTATATTCAGGAAAACGCGCGGTTTGTTGAGGAGCTGGATGTTTGA
- a CDS encoding DMT family transporter, which yields MDATTAKYAALMLAAGIGIPLLAALNAALGTRLGSPFAAGLVLFTVAFSATALVVLLTGPTPLTKLPGTPVHLFAAGLLVAFYVLSITWVAPRFGVGNAVFFVLLGQLISAAAIDHFGLFGAKLSPLSLTRAGGIAVMAFGVYLTQRA from the coding sequence ATGGACGCAACCACCGCCAAATACGCCGCTCTCATGCTTGCCGCCGGGATCGGCATTCCGCTGTTGGCCGCGCTCAACGCCGCCCTTGGCACGCGGCTTGGCAGCCCCTTTGCCGCCGGGCTCGTGCTCTTCACCGTCGCCTTCTCTGCCACCGCGCTTGTGGTGCTGCTCACCGGCCCCACCCCGCTTACCAAACTCCCCGGAACGCCCGTTCATCTCTTTGCCGCCGGGCTGCTTGTCGCCTTCTACGTGCTCTCCATCACATGGGTCGCGCCGCGCTTCGGGGTGGGCAATGCGGTGTTCTTCGTGCTGCTGGGGCAGCTGATCTCCGCCGCCGCGATCGACCATTTCGGCCTCTTCGGCGCGAAGCTCTCCCCGCTCAGCCTCACCCGTGCAGGCGGCATCGCGGTGATGGCCTTCGGCGTCTACCTCACGCAACGCGCCTGA
- a CDS encoding c-type cytochrome, translating to MNTGWIPLLLALAGPLQAQDMVEGHALYTDYCARCHGDKADGMGPLAASLNPQPSDLTALAAGNEGRFPVARVAARIDGRDPLVAHGSPMPVYGDFFEGQDAVIKAETGQPVFTSQPVVDLIAYLQSLQR from the coding sequence ATGAATACAGGTTGGATCCCGTTGCTTCTGGCGCTGGCCGGGCCGCTGCAGGCGCAGGACATGGTCGAAGGGCACGCGCTCTACACCGACTATTGCGCCCGCTGCCACGGGGACAAGGCCGATGGCATGGGGCCGCTTGCCGCTTCGCTCAATCCACAGCCCAGCGATCTGACAGCCCTTGCGGCGGGCAATGAGGGCCGCTTCCCCGTGGCCCGCGTCGCTGCACGGATCGACGGGCGTGATCCGCTCGTGGCCCATGGCAGTCCGATGCCCGTTTACGGCGATTTTTTTGAGGGGCAGGACGCCGTGATCAAGGCCGAGACGGGCCAGCCGGTGTTCACGAGCCAGCCGGTGGTGGATCTGATCGCCTATCTGCAAAGCCTGCAGCGCTGA
- a CDS encoding MOSC domain-containing protein, producing MPALLKTTVTGRVTWLGTVKSRADALASAPREVLELRFSGPVGEDHGGLTRPSCSRVISQYPRSTEIRNTRQLSVVSAEELAKIAAQLGLPQLDPAWIGATVVIEGIPDFSHIPPSSRLQGENGATLTVDMQNRPCHLPAPVIEAAQPGHGKGFKAAAKGLRGVTAWVEREGSLRLGEAITLHIPDQRPWQPLPDHLSGR from the coding sequence ATGCCTGCCCTGTTGAAAACCACCGTCACTGGCCGTGTCACATGGCTGGGCACCGTGAAAAGCCGCGCCGATGCCCTTGCTTCGGCTCCGCGCGAGGTGCTGGAACTGCGCTTTTCCGGCCCCGTCGGGGAGGATCACGGCGGGCTCACCCGCCCCTCGTGCTCACGCGTGATCAGCCAGTACCCGCGCAGCACCGAGATCCGCAACACGCGCCAGCTCTCTGTCGTTTCGGCGGAGGAACTGGCCAAGATCGCCGCCCAGCTCGGCCTACCGCAGCTGGATCCCGCGTGGATCGGTGCCACCGTCGTTATAGAGGGCATCCCCGATTTCAGCCACATCCCGCCTTCAAGCCGCCTGCAGGGCGAGAATGGCGCGACCCTCACGGTGGATATGCAGAACCGCCCCTGCCACCTGCCCGCCCCGGTGATCGAGGCCGCCCAGCCCGGCCACGGCAAGGGCTTCAAGGCGGCGGCCAAGGGCCTGCGCGGTGTCACGGCCTGGGTGGAACGCGAAGGCAGTTTGCGGCTTGGCGAGGCGATCACGCTGCATATTCCCGACCAGCGCCCATGGCAGCCGCTGCCCGACCACCTGTCAGGACGCTAG
- a CDS encoding formate--tetrahydrofolate ligase has product MGYKSDIEIAREANKKPIQEIGAKLGIPSEHLLPYGHDKAKVGEDFIKGLSGRANGKLILVTAINPTPAGEGKTTTTVGLGDGLNRIGKKAAICIREASLGPCFGMKGGAAGGGYAQVVPMEEMNLHFTGDFHAITSAHNLLSAMIDNHIYWGNELEIDIRRVAWRRVVDMNDRALRQITASLGGVANGFPREAGFDITVASEVMACLCLADDLADLQQRLGDIIVAYRRDRSPVYCRDLKADGAMTVLLKDAMQPNLVQTLENNPAFVHGGPFANIAHGCNSVIATKTALKLADFVVTEAGFGADLGAEKFMNIKCRKAGLAPSVVVVVATVRAMKMNGGVAKADLGAENVDAVKKGCPNLGRHIENVKSFGVPVVVAINHFVTDTDAEVQAVKDYVASMGSEAILCQHWAKGSEGTEALATRVAQIADANMANFAPLYADEMGLFDKIKTIAKRIYRADEVLADKKIRDQLRDWEEQGYGHLPVCMAKTQYSFSTDPNLRGAPTGHSVPVREVRLSAGAGFIVVICGEIMTMPGLPRVPSAEQIMLNAEGQIEGLF; this is encoded by the coding sequence ATGGGTTACAAGTCCGACATCGAAATCGCCCGCGAGGCCAACAAGAAACCGATCCAGGAGATCGGCGCGAAGCTTGGTATTCCGTCCGAACACCTGCTGCCTTATGGCCACGACAAGGCGAAGGTCGGCGAGGATTTCATCAAGGGGCTTTCGGGGCGCGCAAACGGCAAGCTGATCCTTGTGACCGCGATCAACCCGACCCCGGCGGGCGAAGGCAAGACGACGACGACCGTGGGCCTTGGCGACGGGCTGAACCGCATCGGCAAGAAGGCGGCGATCTGCATCCGTGAGGCCTCGCTCGGCCCCTGTTTCGGGATGAAGGGCGGCGCGGCCGGCGGCGGCTATGCGCAGGTCGTGCCGATGGAGGAGATGAACCTCCATTTCACCGGCGACTTCCACGCGATCACCTCTGCGCACAACCTGCTTTCGGCGATGATCGACAACCACATCTACTGGGGCAACGAGCTTGAGATCGACATCCGCCGCGTGGCCTGGCGCCGCGTCGTGGACATGAACGACCGCGCCCTGCGCCAGATCACCGCCTCGCTGGGCGGCGTGGCCAATGGCTTTCCGCGCGAAGCGGGCTTTGACATCACCGTGGCCTCCGAGGTCATGGCCTGCCTCTGCCTCGCCGACGATCTGGCCGATCTGCAGCAGCGTCTGGGCGATATCATCGTGGCCTACCGCCGGGATCGCTCGCCGGTCTATTGCCGCGATCTGAAGGCCGATGGCGCGATGACGGTGCTGCTGAAGGATGCGATGCAGCCCAACCTCGTGCAGACGCTGGAAAACAACCCCGCCTTCGTGCACGGCGGCCCGTTTGCCAACATCGCCCACGGCTGCAACTCGGTGATCGCCACCAAGACGGCGCTGAAACTGGCCGATTTCGTGGTGACGGAAGCGGGCTTCGGCGCCGATCTGGGGGCCGAGAAATTCATGAACATCAAGTGCCGCAAGGCGGGCCTCGCGCCGAGCGTCGTTGTCGTCGTGGCCACGGTGCGCGCGATGAAGATGAACGGCGGCGTGGCCAAGGCCGATCTCGGGGCCGAGAACGTGGATGCCGTGAAGAAGGGCTGCCCCAACCTTGGCCGCCACATCGAGAACGTGAAATCCTTCGGCGTGCCGGTGGTGGTGGCGATCAACCATTTCGTCACCGACACCGACGCCGAGGTGCAGGCGGTGAAGGATTACGTGGCCAGCATGGGCTCCGAAGCGATCCTCTGCCAGCACTGGGCCAAGGGCAGCGAGGGCACCGAGGCGCTGGCCACCCGCGTGGCGCAGATTGCCGACGCGAATATGGCCAATTTCGCGCCGCTCTACGCCGATGAAATGGGCCTGTTTGACAAGATCAAGACCATCGCCAAGCGAATCTACCGGGCCGATGAGGTGCTGGCCGACAAGAAGATCCGCGACCAACTGCGCGACTGGGAAGAGCAAGGCTACGGCCACCTGCCCGTCTGCATGGCGAAGACGCAATACAGCTTCTCGACCGATCCCAACCTGCGCGGCGCGCCCACGGGCCATTCGGTGCCGGTGCGCGAGGTGCGGCTGTCTGCGGGGGCTGGTTTCATCGTGGTGATCTGCGGGGAAATCATGACGATGCCGGGCCTGCCACGCGTGCCGAGCGCGGAGCAGATCATGCTGAACGCGGAAGGTCAGATCGAAGGGCTGTTCTAG
- a CDS encoding chorismate mutase, whose amino-acid sequence MRAAQDCHSMRELRVAIDALDAELVALLAKRMGYIDRAVELKPAEGLPARIPARVDAVIENVRREAAGRGLDPELAAALWTQLIDWSIAREAQTITPE is encoded by the coding sequence ATCCGCGCCGCCCAGGACTGCCACAGCATGCGCGAGCTGCGCGTGGCGATCGACGCGCTCGACGCGGAGCTCGTTGCGCTTCTGGCCAAGCGCATGGGCTATATCGACCGCGCGGTGGAGCTGAAACCGGCCGAAGGCCTGCCTGCCCGCATCCCGGCACGGGTCGATGCGGTGATCGAGAACGTCCGCCGCGAAGCCGCAGGCCGCGGGCTGGACCCGGAGCTTGCCGCCGCGCTCTGGACGCAGCTCATCGACTGGTCCATCGCGCGCGAGGCCCAAACGATCACCCCGGAATAA